One genomic window of Aptenodytes patagonicus chromosome 3, bAptPat1.pri.cur, whole genome shotgun sequence includes the following:
- the EXOC8 gene encoding exocyst complex component 8 — translation MALSLGEGGGSRLRRQLESGGFAAGEYVKQLSQQSDGDRDLQEHRQRIQALSEETAQSLKRNVYQNYRQFIETAREISYLESEMYQLSHILTEQKGIMEAVTQALLLQADRDDPALGARRAAAADPFLPLSAKEAAASEEGRQRTLTTLLEKVEGCRDLLPESPGKYLVYNGDLVEYDADHMAQIQRVHAFLMNDCLLVATALPNRRGAYRYDALYPLDGLAVVNVKDNPPMKDMFKLLMFPESRIFQAENAKIKKEWLEVLEETKRNRALSEKRRLEQEALPRPAPTPPESTNPFEEDEEEEEEEPSAEEEVVDLSLEWIQELPEDLDVCIAQRDFEGAVDLLDKLNEYLGDKPVSQPVKELRLKVDERVRQLTDVLVFELSPDRSLRGGPRATRRAVSQLIRLGQSTKACELFLKNRAAAVQTAIRQLRIEGATLLYIHKLCHVFFTSLLETAREFETDFAGNNGCYSAFVVWARSSMKMFVDAFSKQVFDSKESLSTAAECVKVAKEHCKQLSEIGLDLTFIIHALLVKDIKDALQSYKDIIIEATKHRNSEEMWRRMNLMTPEALGKLREEMRGCGVGNFDQYTGDDCWVNLSYTVVAFTKQTMAFLEEALKLYFPELHMVLLESLVEIILVAVQHVDYSLRCEQDPEKKAFIRQNASFLYETVLPVVEKRFEEGVGKPAKQLQDLRNASRLMRVNPESTTSVV, via the exons ATGGCGCTGTCGCTGGGCGAAGGCGGCGGGAGCCGGCTGCGGCGGCAGCTGGAGTCGGGGGGCTTCGCGGCGGGGGAGTACGTGAAGCAGCTGTCGCAGCAGTCCGACGGGGACCGGGACCTGCAGGAGCACCGGCAGCGCATCCAGGCGCTGAGCGAGGAGACGGCCCAGAGCCTGAAGCGCAACGTCTACCAGAACTACCGGCAGTTCATCGAGACGGCGCGGGAGATCAGCTACCTGGAGAGCGAGATGTACCAGCTCAGCCACATCCTCACCGAGCAGAAGGGCATCATGGAGGCCGTCACCCAGGCCCTGCTCCTCCAGGCCGACCGCGACGACCCCGCCCTgggcgcccgccgcgccgccgccgccgacccCTTCCTGCCGCTGTCGGCCAAGGAGGCTGCGGCCAGCGAGGAGGGCCGGCAGCGCACGCTTACCACCCTCCTGGAGAAGGTGGAGGGCTGCCGCGACCTCCTGCCCGAGAGCCCCGGCAAGTACCTGGTCTACAACGGCGACCTGGTGGAGTACGACGCCGACCACATGGCACAGATCCAGCGGGTGCATGCCTTCCTCATGAACGACTGCCTGCTCGTGGCCACCGCCCTGCCCAACCGCCGCGGTGCCTACCGCTATGATGCCCTCTACCCCCTCGATGGGCTGGCTGTGGTCAATGTCAAGGACAACCCGCCCATGAAGGACATGTTCAAGCTGCTCATGTTCCCTGAGAGCCGCATCTTCCAGGCCGAGAACGCCAAGATCAAGAAGGAGTggctggaggtgctggaggagaCCAAGCGCAACCGGGCTCTCAGCGAGAAGCGACGCCTGGAGCAGGAGGCCCTGCCCCGGCCTGCCCCGACGCCCCCTGAGTCCACCAACCCCtttgaggaggatgaggaggaggaggaggaagagccctCTGCTGAGGAGGAGGTGGTCGACCTCTCACTTGAGTGGATCCAGGAGCTGCCAGAGGATTTGGATGTCTGCATTGCTCAGCGGGACTTTGAGGGGGCGGTGGACCTCTTGGATAAACTCAACGAGTACCTGGGGGACAAGCCCGTGAGCCAGCCTGTGAAGGAGCTGCGGCTCAAGGTGGATGAGCGGGTCCGGCAGCTTACGGATGTGCTGGTGTTTGAGCTGTCTCCAGACCGCTCACTGCGAGGAGGGCCGCGGGCCACCCGCCGAGCCGTGTCCCAGCTCATTCGCTTGGGCCAGTCCACCAAGGCGTGTGAGCTCTTCCTGAAGAACCGGGCGGCCGCGGTGCAGACAGCCATCCGACAGCTGCGCATCGAGGGTGCCACGCTGCTCTACATCCACAAGCTCTGCCACGTCTTCTTCACCAGCCTTCTAGAGACGGCGAGAGAGTTTGAGACAGACTTTGCTGGTAACAACGGCTGCTACTCAGCCTTCGTTGTCTGGGCCCGCTCTTCCATGAAGATGTTTGTAGATGCCTTCAGTAAGCAAGTATTTGACAGTAAAGAGAGCTTGTCGACTGCGGCAGAGTGCGTCAAG GTAGCTAAAGAGCACTGCAAGCAGCTTAGCGAGATTGGACTGGATCTCACCTTCATCATTCATGCCCTCCTGGTAAAGGATATCAAAGATGCTTTACAGAGCTACAAGGATATCATCATCGAGGCCACCAAGCACCGCAACTCTGAGGAGATGTGGAGAAGGATGAACCTAATGACTCCAGAGGCGCTGGGGAAACTCAGGGAGGAGATGAGGGGCTGTGGGGTAGGCAATTTTGACCAATATACGGGTGATGACTGCTGGGTCAACCTTAGCTATACTGTAGTAGCTTTCACTAAGCAGACTATGGCCTTCTTGGAGGAAGCGTTGAAGCTTTACTTTCCAGAGCTGCATATGGTTCTTTTGGAGAGTCTTGTGGAAATCATCCTGGTGGCTGTCCAGCATGTTGATTACAGTTTACGGTGTGAACAGGACCCTGAGAAAAAAGCATTCATTAGGCAGAATGCATCCTTCCTGTATGAAACTGTCCTTCCTGTTGTGGAAAAAAGATTTGAGGAAGGAGTTGGAAAGCCAGCCAAGCAGCTACAGGATCTGAGAAATGCTTCAAGATTGATGCGTGTAAATCCGGAAAGTACCACCTCTGTGGTGTGA